Proteins co-encoded in one Aspergillus fumigatus Af293 chromosome 6, whole genome shotgun sequence genomic window:
- the sclB gene encoding uncharacterized protein — protein sequence MQSLVLPPSALTSTQFGHPRFSSASERLALKYTLPTNARLCNSRDLPPVHPMSSSVPAEDPLETTRHVKPPPHTTGLPTVTAVPVTAPAVTPASVSETALASGSSGPAAGHTSAFQQYVARTAGEEMRPPFIFNKTVPGFQAPLGTTEQREAQESSTAFPSSSRGTSPTGTTTRALLPKGTRRTKAHVASACVNCKKKHLGCDPARPCRRCVLSGKEATCVDVTHKKRGRPPLKAEDASLRTYTTQAENAVTSGEQQPPLARRTHTHKSTGSREIRPVTDLQIPGTPHGTVGFRAAPGHPHRWSTSVFPQAVDPSISMQSNLGHRRFSSSGSIPQMTAATQSGIMPLTSGFSPVLNLGGSQMGARRAFSSYTHQGLPPTTSPPQYQQPFGVPMPPYTVSPRMVSRLPPGDTREAYPESPVRLPPIFPPAMPHSRPAPQAHRLSDPYPAVWSPRLREELMQPQPQQQTRGSSPHSLMEPTSSAAQTRHAALEHGHGEVAPHQSNSIIQGAQTLSVQSSPARPRDEQPAGGPETDEPRPAKRRKMALDDMVND from the exons ATGCAATCACTCGTCCTTCCCCCTTCAGCCCTCACCAGCACACAATTTGGACATCCAAGGTTCAGTTCAGCCTCCGAACGGCTTGCTCTTAAGTACACGCTACCGACAAATGCTCGTCTGTGCAATTCCCGGGATCTTCCACCCGTCCACCCTATGTCCAGCTCGGTCCCGGCAGAAGACCCGCTGGAGACTACTCGACACGTCAAACCGCCCCCTCATACAACAGGACTGCCGACAGTTACGGCTGTGCCAGTGACCGCCCCCGCGGTGACACCGGCGTCTGTCTCAGAGACGGCTCTGGCGTCGGGATCTTCAGGCCCCGCGGCAGGCCATACTTCAGCATTCCAACAATATGTGGCCCGGACcgctggagaagagatgcGACCACCGTTCATCTTCAATAAAACTGTCCCTGGTTTCCAAGCACCATTGGGGACCACTGAACAACGAGAAGCACAAGAGTCCTCGACGGCGTTTCCATCCTCGAGTCGTGGAACCTCGCCAACTGGCACAACCACTAGAGCGCTGCTGCCAAAAGGGACGAGACGCACTAAAGCTCACGTCGCATCCGCGTGTGTTAATTGCAAGAAGAAGCATCTAGGGTGCGATCCTGCCCGACCTTGTCGCAGGTGCGTCTTGTCGGGAAAGGAG GCTACCTGTGTGGATGTTACGCataagaaaagaggaagaccgCCACtgaaggctgaggatgcgtCTCTCAGGACGTACACAACACAGGCAGAAAATGCGGTGACATCTGGAgagcagcagcctcctctAGCCAGACGCACTCATACACATAAGTCCACCGGCTCTCGCGAAATTCGACCTGTGACAGACCTCCAGATACCTGGTACACCACACGGGACAGTCGGGTTTAGGGCTGCGCCAGGTCACCCTCACAGGTGGTCGACTTCTGTATTTCCCCAGGCGGTGGATCCTTCAATATCGATGCAGTCAAACCTTGGGCATAGGcgattttcttcttctggttccaTACCACAGATGACAGCCGCGACACAGTCGGGAATCATGCCTCTCACAAGTGGTTTCAGTCCTGTGCTCAATCTCGGTGGCTCGCAAATGGGCGCACGACGGGCTTTTTCTTCGTATACTCACCAGGGATTACCTCCTACCACATCTCCCCCGCAGTATCAGCAACCATTCGGTGTGCCTATGCCGCCATACACCGTGAGTCCGAGAATGGTGAGCCGGTTGCCGCCGGGCGACACTCGCGAAGCATACCCGGAATCTCCAGTCCGATTGCCCCCCATTTTCCCTCCAGCGATGCCGCACTCCCGTCCCGCACCACAGGCACATCGGTTGAGCGATCCTTACCCAGCGGTGTGGTCCCCTCGGCTCCGTGAGGAGCTGATGcagccacagccacagcAGCAGACTAGGGGTTCGTCGCCGCACAGTTTGATGGAGccaacttcttctgccgCGCAAACGCGTCACGCAGCACTCGAACACGGCCACGGAGAAGTAGCTCCGCATCAATCAAATTCAATTATACAAGGAGCACAAACTCTTTCAGTGCAGTCGTctccagctcgtcctcgGGACGAACAACCAGCTGGGGGACCCGAAACAGACGAACCCAGGCCCGCGAAGAGGCGAAAGATGGCCTTGGATGATATGGTGAACGACTGA